A window from Thiomonas sp. FB-Cd encodes these proteins:
- a CDS encoding sensor domain-containing diguanylate cyclase — protein MRSAVGIPVLPAQAVAKAKGGVDVNPSTPHDRFDQPAQAAVAADQYRRLLTAAPYSALTNLATGAIVIWVLRESVSLNRLWAWGLVLALVHGAHLGLWMRKRKRPAAPRALVRLHRVLRAGAWLSGLAWGAVPLVLFPPGAMQQAFIVFFTAGVSGAAMTALAFDGWAAFLFVVSALVPLMARLFLLHGSMAHAASLMVAIYLAYLSAAIHHGHRQFVQSLSWRNQAFENAAQREQQAQRLRRLAQFNALLAQANQLGSTADDAGALYAAICEAAVEHAALKSVWIGRLDTATQDFDVLAAATSGGESNDAWIGAELDGPAAPGLARAAWREDRPVFEPRSPSGTPATGANAALPVHEHGRIASVLSVHVEQEEVFDEATRDLLLNLVASIERGLQVVWQRNRIANLQKLHHALMSEGDVVLQARSVPEMLVRSCQKLTQGTQFHAAWVARPDERGHIDVIARAGTGASQLDALDININDDNKSPLAIRVWISHGVALSDDLLEDSTMAPWHASLAAHGWRAALAAPVFRGGEIWAVLVFVSPHAHVFDTQTIELCERVAELLGHGLDELDLKQRLGDLQRQEAHRARHDPLTGLANRFALEQHLPRAIARAHAHGRALALGMIDLDNFKPVNDTWGHEAGDQLLRELGMRLQSRIRESDFLVRLGGDEFVVVIEGIDKKRVIETLEQAFARLHQAVETPFALGTGALIPIDMTMGIALYPFDAGDADSLMRQADGAMYQAKLHKGDRQRWWQLGAASAELFRHAKALDARAEAST, from the coding sequence ATGCGTAGCGCCGTAGGAATCCCCGTCCTTCCCGCGCAAGCGGTGGCGAAAGCCAAGGGCGGGGTGGATGTCAACCCGTCCACACCGCACGACCGTTTTGACCAGCCGGCCCAGGCTGCCGTGGCTGCGGATCAGTATCGCCGTCTGCTCACGGCCGCTCCGTACTCGGCCCTGACCAACCTGGCCACGGGGGCGATCGTCATCTGGGTCTTGCGCGAGTCGGTTTCCCTGAACCGTCTCTGGGCCTGGGGGCTGGTCCTGGCCTTGGTGCACGGTGCGCACCTTGGTCTTTGGATGCGCAAGCGCAAGCGCCCCGCCGCGCCCCGGGCGTTGGTGCGATTGCACCGCGTGCTTCGGGCGGGAGCGTGGCTGTCCGGACTGGCCTGGGGAGCCGTTCCGCTCGTTCTGTTTCCGCCCGGCGCCATGCAACAGGCGTTCATCGTGTTTTTCACTGCTGGCGTCAGTGGCGCAGCGATGACGGCGTTGGCCTTCGACGGTTGGGCGGCGTTCCTGTTCGTGGTGTCGGCGCTGGTGCCGCTGATGGCCCGTTTGTTCCTCCTGCATGGCAGCATGGCGCATGCGGCAAGCCTCATGGTGGCCATTTATCTCGCCTATCTCAGCGCGGCCATTCACCACGGCCATCGGCAGTTCGTCCAGTCGCTGAGCTGGCGCAATCAGGCTTTTGAAAACGCTGCCCAACGCGAGCAGCAAGCGCAACGCCTTCGACGTCTGGCCCAGTTCAACGCGCTGCTCGCCCAGGCCAACCAGCTCGGCTCGACGGCGGACGACGCAGGCGCACTGTATGCGGCGATTTGCGAGGCAGCCGTCGAGCACGCCGCGCTGAAATCCGTCTGGATCGGGCGGCTGGACACAGCCACGCAAGACTTTGATGTCCTGGCTGCAGCCACATCCGGCGGCGAATCGAACGATGCGTGGATCGGCGCAGAGCTTGATGGGCCCGCTGCCCCGGGTTTGGCACGCGCGGCGTGGCGGGAGGATCGTCCGGTATTCGAACCCCGCAGCCCATCCGGCACGCCCGCGACCGGGGCGAACGCAGCCCTGCCCGTGCACGAACACGGCCGCATCGCTTCGGTGCTGAGCGTGCACGTCGAGCAGGAAGAAGTGTTCGATGAGGCAACGCGGGATCTTCTCCTCAATTTGGTCGCGAGCATCGAGCGCGGACTTCAAGTGGTGTGGCAGCGCAACCGGATCGCCAATTTGCAAAAACTGCACCACGCCCTGATGAGCGAAGGCGATGTGGTGCTGCAAGCGCGCAGCGTTCCCGAGATGCTGGTGCGCTCGTGTCAAAAGCTCACCCAAGGCACGCAGTTCCACGCCGCCTGGGTTGCGCGCCCCGACGAGCGCGGCCACATCGATGTCATCGCACGCGCCGGCACCGGCGCCAGCCAGCTCGACGCGCTCGACATCAACATCAACGACGACAACAAGTCGCCCCTGGCCATCCGGGTCTGGATCAGCCACGGGGTCGCCCTCAGTGACGACCTGCTCGAGGACTCGACCATGGCACCGTGGCACGCGTCGCTCGCAGCGCATGGGTGGCGCGCCGCGCTGGCCGCTCCGGTCTTCCGCGGCGGCGAGATCTGGGCCGTGCTTGTCTTCGTTTCGCCCCACGCGCATGTGTTTGACACGCAAACGATCGAACTGTGTGAGCGCGTGGCCGAACTGCTCGGACACGGTCTGGATGAACTCGATTTGAAGCAGCGCCTGGGCGATCTTCAGCGCCAGGAGGCCCACCGCGCCCGGCACGATCCACTCACGGGGTTGGCCAACCGCTTTGCCCTCGAGCAACACCTGCCGCGGGCCATCGCGCGCGCGCATGCCCACGGCCGCGCGCTGGCCCTGGGCATGATCGATCTGGACAACTTCAAGCCCGTCAATGACACATGGGGCCACGAGGCGGGCGACCAGCTGCTGCGTGAGTTGGGCATGCGCCTCCAATCGCGAATTCGCGAATCGGATTTCCTCGTCCGCTTAGGTGGAGACGAGTTCGTGGTGGTCATCGAAGGGATTGACAAGAAACGCGTCATCGAAACGCTCGAGCAGGCTTTTGCCCGCCTGCACCAGGCCGTGGAGACGCCCTTTGCGCTCGGCACGGGAGCGCTGATTCCTATCGACATGACCATGGGCATCGCCCTGTATCCGTTCGATGCGGGCGATGCCGATTCCCTGATGCGCCAAGCCGATGGGGCCATGTATCAGGCCAAGCTGCACAAGGGCGACCGGCAACGCTGGTGGCAGCTGGGCGCAGCCAGCGCCGAACTGTTCAGGCACGCCAAAGCGCTTGACGCGCGGGCCGAAGCGTCCACTTAA
- a CDS encoding EAL domain-containing protein: protein MRPTIPDALLAQALNAISEASLITDAQQLVLHANAAFTEVTGYAADEIVGRDCRLLQGSQTDPTTVRQIRQALEQGKTFRGEILNYRKNGSPFWNALTITPMLDASAQVTHFVSVQRDVTQQRMLRDQLHHQAWHDPLTGLPNRLGLSQHVGDAIARAQRNHTALAMGMIDLDDFKSINDNWGHLAGDALLRELARRLQSRLRATDYLARLGGDELVIVLEGLDAGRTTDELTALAHRLHAAVESAFEVTPGQFAEVDMRMGVALYPSHGDEPDHLLRLADAALYQAKAHKHDGSRWWRAWGESEPLDAALSVHDSGLDPYGWQASALLEEIRLPLHKVVTQFVKRFYAGMRQRSEPSAVLNQLSAQEHAHLQASQGEHLLQLLAPAVLEADHRSKALQLGRIHALVGLGSSEAVLAMQDYSSLLHGMVQALAWRVERRGALFGVINERLKREMQWELEGMNRVDQSRRSAPALMESQADTWTKAGDFIDSALSAIFQQPEGIQGIAYLEPSSEDDIVVRCSIGCSPAYFADLTNAGVELTFHAANPTLNQTSVVSAWLSGEIATRTNYALHPGLSTIQPIALRHGIRSSASIPLSGKAGNPAAVLTLFGAYPNQFESWSAQLWLRSLQQIFQRHVAQGQGSPKIAQSREDRERYRRLLHGDGLRMHMQPIVDLYTGRFVKVEALARLDDAGELISPLRFLQACGEQDLAWLFRTGLAQALRWLRTWEDAGLILDLSINLPPSVLIMPECPSWVQQALHAAQVVPQRLTLELLESEESADINRRDASVAELANLGVNLAMDDLGSGYSSLQRLQALPFHAVKIDQYPVRHAVESPEKSIPFLGALVRMAQGMGIRVAMEGLETPELVEMATALGVDWGQGYAIAKPMPPQSVVDWAAQWTWSLNPDKPRHAMGQRARAFSRESLALDWKRAIETHQRWWQDFESSLFEAGKPLEWQIACRDDKCHLGRWLYRHRKTCGVEQRPLFDRVVAEHARFHTMAGHLLRRVQEGEDRQSVMLALRHGALPEVSARLIGLLQELGGLVPDEAADAGGTAPHANLAAPLEARSLSTASS, encoded by the coding sequence TTGAGGCCCACCATTCCGGACGCCCTGCTGGCGCAGGCGTTGAATGCGATATCCGAGGCATCGCTGATCACGGATGCGCAGCAGCTTGTGCTGCATGCCAACGCGGCCTTCACGGAGGTCACGGGTTATGCCGCCGATGAGATTGTGGGGCGCGATTGCCGCCTGCTGCAAGGCTCTCAGACCGACCCCACCACGGTGCGGCAGATTCGCCAGGCGCTTGAGCAGGGCAAGACCTTCCGCGGTGAAATTCTCAACTATCGCAAGAATGGTTCGCCATTCTGGAACGCGCTCACGATCACCCCCATGCTGGACGCGTCGGCGCAGGTGACGCACTTCGTCAGTGTGCAGCGCGATGTCACGCAGCAGCGCATGTTGCGCGACCAATTGCACCACCAGGCCTGGCACGACCCGTTGACGGGTCTGCCCAATCGCCTCGGATTGTCCCAGCATGTCGGCGATGCCATCGCGCGTGCCCAGCGCAACCACACGGCGCTGGCCATGGGCATGATCGACCTGGACGATTTCAAGTCCATCAACGACAACTGGGGCCACCTGGCTGGCGACGCGCTGCTGCGCGAGCTGGCCCGCCGTCTTCAAAGCCGCCTGCGCGCGACCGACTATCTCGCCAGGCTCGGTGGCGATGAACTCGTCATCGTGTTGGAGGGCCTGGATGCGGGACGCACCACGGATGAGCTCACCGCCCTGGCCCATCGTCTTCACGCCGCCGTGGAGTCCGCCTTTGAGGTCACGCCCGGGCAGTTCGCGGAAGTCGACATGCGCATGGGTGTGGCCCTGTATCCCAGTCATGGCGACGAGCCGGATCATCTCTTGCGTCTGGCCGATGCGGCGCTGTATCAGGCCAAGGCGCACAAACACGACGGTTCCCGGTGGTGGCGCGCCTGGGGCGAATCCGAGCCGCTGGATGCGGCACTGTCCGTGCACGACTCCGGGCTCGACCCCTACGGCTGGCAGGCGTCGGCGCTGCTGGAAGAGATCCGCTTGCCGCTGCACAAGGTGGTCACGCAGTTCGTCAAGCGGTTTTATGCGGGCATGCGCCAGCGCAGCGAACCCTCGGCGGTGTTGAATCAGCTCAGTGCTCAAGAACACGCCCATCTGCAGGCATCGCAGGGCGAGCACCTCTTGCAGCTGCTCGCCCCGGCCGTGCTGGAGGCCGACCACCGCAGCAAGGCCCTGCAGCTCGGTCGCATCCATGCCCTCGTGGGGCTGGGGTCCAGCGAGGCGGTCCTGGCCATGCAGGATTACTCCAGCTTGCTGCACGGCATGGTCCAGGCGCTTGCCTGGCGCGTGGAACGGCGGGGCGCACTCTTCGGGGTCATCAACGAGCGTCTCAAGCGCGAAATGCAGTGGGAGCTCGAGGGCATGAATCGGGTTGACCAGTCCCGCCGATCGGCGCCCGCGTTGATGGAGTCGCAAGCAGACACATGGACCAAGGCGGGCGACTTCATTGACTCGGCCCTGTCGGCGATCTTTCAACAGCCCGAAGGGATTCAAGGCATCGCCTACCTGGAGCCGAGCAGCGAAGATGACATCGTTGTGCGCTGCTCAATCGGCTGCTCGCCGGCGTACTTTGCCGACCTGACCAACGCCGGGGTCGAGCTCACCTTTCATGCAGCGAATCCAACCCTGAATCAGACCAGCGTGGTCAGCGCCTGGCTCAGCGGCGAAATCGCTACCCGGACCAACTACGCGCTGCATCCGGGATTGAGCACCATTCAGCCCATCGCGCTGCGGCACGGCATTCGCAGTTCGGCCTCCATCCCGCTGTCGGGCAAAGCCGGCAATCCAGCGGCCGTTCTCACGCTGTTTGGCGCCTACCCCAACCAGTTCGAGTCGTGGTCCGCCCAGCTCTGGTTGCGCTCGCTGCAGCAGATCTTTCAGCGCCATGTGGCGCAGGGTCAAGGTTCACCCAAGATCGCGCAGTCGCGTGAGGACCGCGAGCGCTATCGCCGCCTGCTGCACGGGGACGGGTTGCGCATGCACATGCAGCCCATTGTCGACTTGTATACGGGGCGCTTCGTCAAGGTCGAGGCCCTTGCGCGCCTGGACGATGCCGGCGAGCTGATCTCGCCCCTTCGCTTTCTGCAAGCCTGTGGTGAGCAGGACCTGGCGTGGCTGTTTCGCACCGGCCTGGCCCAGGCTTTGCGCTGGCTGCGAACCTGGGAAGATGCCGGCTTGATCCTCGATTTGAGCATCAACCTGCCGCCATCGGTGCTCATCATGCCCGAATGTCCATCCTGGGTCCAGCAGGCGCTGCATGCAGCCCAGGTCGTGCCGCAGCGGCTCACCCTGGAGCTTCTGGAGTCCGAAGAGAGCGCAGACATCAACCGGCGTGATGCAAGCGTTGCAGAGCTTGCAAACCTCGGCGTGAACTTGGCCATGGATGACCTGGGCTCCGGCTACAGCAGCCTTCAGCGCCTGCAGGCGCTACCCTTTCACGCCGTCAAGATTGACCAGTACCCGGTGCGCCACGCGGTGGAGTCACCGGAGAAGTCCATCCCCTTTCTCGGCGCGCTGGTGCGCATGGCTCAAGGCATGGGCATACGCGTTGCCATGGAGGGCCTGGAGACGCCCGAACTCGTTGAAATGGCCACCGCCCTGGGTGTGGATTGGGGACAAGGCTATGCAATCGCCAAGCCGATGCCGCCGCAAAGTGTGGTGGATTGGGCGGCCCAGTGGACCTGGAGTCTCAACCCGGACAAACCGCGGCATGCGATGGGACAGCGCGCCAGGGCGTTCAGCCGCGAATCCCTGGCGCTTGATTGGAAGCGGGCCATCGAAACCCATCAGCGCTGGTGGCAGGACTTTGAGAGCAGCCTGTTCGAGGCGGGCAAACCGCTTGAGTGGCAAATCGCCTGCCGTGACGACAAATGCCACCTCGGGCGCTGGCTGTACCGGCACCGCAAGACGTGCGGCGTGGAGCAGCGTCCCCTGTTCGATCGCGTGGTGGCCGAGCATGCGCGGTTTCACACAATGGCTGGCCACCTGTTGCGCCGTGTGCAAGAAGGCGAGGACCGGCAGTCCGTCATGCTTGCGTTGCGTCACGGCGCCCTCCCCGAGGTGTCCGCGCGCCTGATCGGATTGCTGCAGGAACTCGGCGGTCTGGTGCCTGATGAAGCGGCCGATGCCGGCGGCACTGCGCCGCATGCGAACCTGGCGGCCCCCCTGGAGGCGCGCTCGCTCAGCACGGCATCGTCGTGA
- a CDS encoding RNA-guided endonuclease TnpB family protein: MKRLQAFKFELRPNGQQQRQMRRFAGSCRFVFNKALALQKARFEHGEKKLGYAGLCKELTAWRNGSDTPWLGEAPIHPLQQALKDLERAYANFFAKRADFPRFKKKGHGGSFRYPDPKQIKLDQANSRIFLPKLGWLRYRNSRDVLGAVRNATVSFSAGKWFVSIQSEREVEPPIPSATSAIGIDVGIARLATLSDGTFVAPLNSFRTHEVRLARYQRAMSRKVKFSNNWRKAKRRVQRIHARIANARRDFLHKATTSISQNHAMVCIEDLQVRNMSKSSRGSAEKPGTNVRAKSGLNKSILDQGWAEFRRQLDYKLQWSGGWLVAVPPHNTSRTCPCCGHIAADNRRTQAQFKCVACGYANHADVVGAMNSLARGHRVAACGEVVHSGPSMKQEPTEATAHEVTHA; this comes from the coding sequence ATGAAGCGACTCCAGGCGTTCAAGTTCGAGCTTCGGCCAAACGGTCAGCAGCAGCGCCAGATGCGCCGCTTCGCGGGCTCGTGCCGGTTCGTGTTCAACAAGGCGCTGGCGTTGCAGAAGGCGCGCTTCGAGCACGGCGAGAAGAAGCTGGGCTACGCCGGGCTGTGCAAGGAACTCACCGCCTGGCGCAACGGATCGGACACGCCTTGGCTCGGCGAGGCGCCGATCCACCCGTTGCAACAGGCGCTCAAGGATCTGGAGCGCGCCTATGCCAACTTCTTCGCCAAACGCGCGGACTTTCCGCGTTTCAAGAAGAAGGGCCATGGCGGGAGTTTCCGCTACCCCGACCCGAAACAGATCAAGCTCGACCAAGCCAATTCCCGCATCTTCTTGCCCAAGCTGGGGTGGCTGCGCTACCGCAACAGCCGGGACGTTCTCGGTGCGGTGCGCAACGCCACGGTGAGTTTCAGCGCAGGCAAGTGGTTTGTGTCGATCCAGAGCGAGCGTGAGGTTGAGCCACCCATCCCGAGCGCCACCAGCGCCATCGGGATTGATGTGGGCATCGCTCGCTTGGCCACGCTCTCGGATGGGACGTTCGTGGCGCCGCTGAACAGTTTCAGGACGCATGAGGTGCGGCTGGCGCGGTACCAGCGGGCGATGAGCCGCAAGGTGAAGTTCAGCAACAACTGGAGAAAAGCCAAACGCAGAGTGCAACGCATTCACGCCCGCATCGCCAATGCCCGACGCGACTTCCTGCACAAGGCCACGACATCCATCAGCCAAAACCACGCGATGGTGTGTATCGAGGACTTGCAGGTGAGAAACATGTCCAAGTCGAGCAGAGGCAGTGCCGAGAAGCCGGGGACGAATGTCCGGGCCAAAAGCGGCTTGAACAAGTCGATCCTGGACCAGGGCTGGGCCGAGTTTCGCAGGCAACTGGACTACAAGCTCCAGTGGAGCGGCGGATGGCTCGTTGCGGTGCCGCCGCACAACACGAGCCGAACCTGCCCGTGCTGCGGCCACATCGCGGCGGACAATCGCCGCACGCAGGCGCAGTTCAAGTGCGTGGCGTGTGGCTATGCGAATCATGCCGATGTTGTCGGCGCGATGAATAGTTTGGCGCGGGGACACCGCGTTGCAGCCTGTGGAGAGGTGGTGCATTCAGGCCCCTCGATGAAGCAGGAACCCACCGAAGCGACTGCGCACGAGGTCACTCATGCGTAG
- a CDS encoding Hsp20/alpha crystallin family protein, whose protein sequence is MNSEVSKTDQAPTPETVRSAQPLTPAVDIIEDVEGISLYADMPGVPKESLHVQVEGDTLTLRGEMSIPLPQGMDPFYAEMRSSAWERSFTLSRELDPSNIQASMKDGVLSLRIPKAEHAKPRTVEVKLG, encoded by the coding sequence ATGAACAGTGAAGTCAGCAAGACCGACCAGGCACCGACCCCAGAGACCGTGCGCAGCGCCCAACCCCTCACCCCGGCAGTGGACATCATCGAAGATGTCGAAGGCATCAGCCTGTACGCCGATATGCCTGGCGTGCCCAAGGAATCCCTGCACGTCCAGGTGGAGGGCGATACGCTCACGCTGCGCGGCGAAATGAGTATTCCGCTGCCGCAGGGAATGGATCCCTTCTACGCGGAAATGCGCAGCAGCGCCTGGGAACGCAGCTTTACGCTGTCGCGAGAGCTGGACCCGTCCAATATCCAGGCCAGCATGAAAGATGGCGTGCTGAGCCTGCGTATTCCGAAGGCCGAGCACGCCAAGCCTCGCACGGTGGAAGTCAAGCTGGGCTGA
- a CDS encoding HAD family hydrolase, translating to MRTYEIPDFGTLHLTDLVLDFNGTLATDGRLLPGLGERLQRLGTDMTLHVVTGDTHGTAALELQGLGCKLHVLPSIDQGRIKREYVLALGPAGVVAIGNGRNDARMLQAAALGIAVLGEEGCAAQTLVAADMLARSIMDALDVLLHPQRLVATLRA from the coding sequence ATGCGCACCTATGAGATTCCCGATTTCGGCACCCTGCACCTGACGGACCTGGTGCTGGATTTCAACGGCACGCTGGCCACCGATGGCCGGCTGCTGCCGGGCCTTGGCGAGCGGCTGCAACGCCTTGGCACGGACATGACACTGCACGTCGTCACCGGCGACACCCACGGCACGGCCGCCCTTGAGTTGCAGGGCCTGGGCTGCAAGCTGCACGTGCTGCCGAGCATTGACCAGGGCCGCATCAAACGCGAGTACGTGCTGGCGCTTGGCCCGGCAGGGGTGGTGGCCATCGGCAATGGACGCAACGATGCACGCATGCTGCAAGCGGCGGCGCTGGGGATTGCGGTTTTGGGCGAGGAGGGATGCGCCGCGCAGACCCTGGTGGCCGCGGATATGCTGGCGCGCTCGATCATGGATGCGCTCGATGTGTTGCTGCATCCCCAGCGCCTCGTGGCGACGTTGCGCGCCTAG
- a CDS encoding GGDEF domain-containing protein — protein MMQILMEFLQLTADEVQALVACAPQLLSRLDAFAKTFAEQIQAQADDEGALAGLSKDQRLELATMQTDHYRELLASEYTQQLQHRMVEIGALYYRWGLPPMWIMTTSSLFAAEFETFAADLSLAQRRPLMGALYKRLRRDEAWQMEGYRQAAERVRRQLERSPLRDALTGSLNGDALQEMLPSALARARRHGSKVLVGLLEFDDFSALTAAQGNAVGDAVLQQLADRLRNALRKTDLVVRLEGDRFAVVLEDIYRIEAVAPLLERLQMDLNLPYTLSDTVLWQCPLSIGITVFPDDNVDAPELLRHAQQAMHNARTSKSHRECFWSFYGREVDALMAAA, from the coding sequence ATGATGCAAATTCTGATGGAGTTCCTGCAACTCACTGCCGATGAAGTGCAGGCCTTGGTGGCGTGCGCGCCACAATTGCTCAGCAGGCTGGACGCGTTTGCGAAGACCTTTGCTGAGCAAATCCAAGCGCAGGCCGACGACGAGGGTGCATTGGCTGGGCTCAGCAAGGATCAGCGCCTCGAGCTGGCAACCATGCAGACCGATCATTACCGCGAACTGCTGGCCTCGGAGTACACGCAGCAACTGCAGCACCGCATGGTGGAGATCGGGGCGTTGTACTACCGCTGGGGTCTGCCACCCATGTGGATCATGACCACGTCGTCGCTGTTTGCCGCCGAGTTCGAGACGTTTGCCGCCGATCTGTCGCTGGCTCAACGCCGCCCGCTCATGGGCGCCTTGTACAAGCGCTTGCGCCGCGACGAGGCCTGGCAGATGGAAGGCTATCGACAGGCGGCCGAACGCGTGCGACGCCAGCTTGAACGAAGCCCCTTGCGCGACGCCCTGACCGGCTCGCTCAACGGCGATGCACTCCAGGAAATGCTGCCCAGCGCCCTGGCTCGCGCGCGTCGGCATGGCAGCAAGGTCTTGGTGGGATTGCTGGAATTCGATGACTTCAGCGCCCTGACCGCGGCGCAGGGCAACGCGGTGGGAGATGCCGTGCTACAGCAACTTGCCGACCGGCTGCGCAATGCACTGCGCAAAACCGATCTTGTGGTGCGACTCGAAGGTGACCGCTTTGCCGTGGTGCTCGAAGATATTTACCGCATCGAGGCCGTCGCGCCCCTGCTTGAGCGCCTGCAGATGGACCTGAACCTGCCCTACACGCTGTCGGATACGGTGCTGTGGCAATGTCCGCTGAGCATCGGCATCACGGTGTTCCCCGATGACAACGTCGACGCGCCGGAGTTGTTGCGCCATGCCCAGCAGGCCATGCACAACGCCCGCACCAGCAAGTCCCACCGCGAGTGCTTCTGGTCCTTCTATGGCCGCGAAGTCGATGCGCTGATGGCTGCGGCCTAA
- a CDS encoding Hsp20/alpha crystallin family protein has product MVGTLMRTPASWLGELDRFQRELDRRYGAFGLPVSIRAASGAAFPAINIGSTPTAVDVYAFAPGLDASKLEVTVDNNLLTLTGERKLEAPDAKSTVYAQERFAGAFRRVISLPEDVDPTKVEAHYKDGVVHVSIARRASVQPRRITVN; this is encoded by the coding sequence ATGGTTGGTACATTGATGAGAACCCCGGCGAGCTGGCTCGGCGAGCTCGACCGCTTCCAGCGCGAATTGGATCGCCGCTACGGGGCCTTCGGATTGCCCGTGAGCATCCGTGCGGCAAGCGGCGCGGCCTTTCCGGCGATCAACATCGGCTCCACGCCCACCGCTGTCGACGTTTACGCGTTTGCCCCCGGGCTGGACGCCTCCAAGCTGGAGGTCACCGTGGACAACAATCTGTTGACCCTGACCGGGGAGCGCAAGCTTGAAGCGCCCGACGCCAAGAGCACCGTATATGCGCAAGAGCGCTTTGCCGGCGCCTTCCGCCGTGTCATCAGTCTTCCCGAGGACGTGGACCCCACCAAGGTCGAAGCGCATTACAAGGACGGCGTCGTGCACGTGAGCATCGCGCGCCGCGCCTCCGTGCAGCCGCGGCGCATCACGGTGAACTGA